TGAGTGAATGCAAAGGCACTTCAGCATGATCAAAGTGAGATCATCTTTTCAACGTTCGGCATTGCTGAATGAGAAGATGAATTAGACTGGAATGGGCACATCTCGAAATTTGAGGTAGTGCAGTAACAAGCGAATCGAATGACTGAGCATCTCCACTGACTTCGAGTAGCACAAGGTCTTACGATGCA
This window of the Cyanobacteria bacterium FACHB-DQ100 genome carries:
- a CDS encoding IS1 family transposase, whose translation is HRKTLCYSKSVEMLSHSIRLLLHYLKFRDVPIPV